One Oncorhynchus keta strain PuntledgeMale-10-30-2019 chromosome 22, Oket_V2, whole genome shotgun sequence DNA window includes the following coding sequences:
- the LOC118400967 gene encoding caveolin-2-like: MGIEKENYETSIIMDEDEFNRSIEPILSKKDKVYAAIPDRDPNDINAHLKVGFDDVIAEPSSSHSFDRVWIGSHAVFELFKYVFYRILTSILAVPMAFIIGIVFGVLSCIHIWVLMPVVRSCLMALPSVQVVWSSLTDIFVTPLFHSMGRCLSSVHVKAMDI; this comes from the exons ATGGGTATCGAAAAGGAGAATTACGAGACGAGTATTATCATGGACGAGGACGAGTTCAACAGATCAATAGAACCGATTTTGTCGAAAAAAGACAAAGTTTACGCCGCGATCCCAGACCGAGATCCCAATGACATAAATGCGCACTTAAAG GTTGGTTTTGACGATGTGATCGCAGAGCCCAGTTCCAGCCACAGCTTCGACAGAGTATGGATAGGAAGTCACGCCGTCTTCGAACTGTTCAAATATGTATTCTACCGAATACTGACCAGCATCCTCGCCGTTCCCATGGCATTTATCATCGGGATAGTCTTCGGGGTCCTCAGCTGTATTCATATTTG GGTGTTGATGCCGGTGGTGCGGAGCTGTCTGATGGCCCTGCCCTCTGTCCAGGTGGTCTGGAGCAGCCTTACAGACATTTTTGTCACCCCCCTCTTCCACAGTATGGGCAggtgtctgtcctctgtccacGTCAAGGCCATGGACATCTGA
- the LOC118400968 gene encoding caveolin-1, whose translation MTGGLKDGETDEGFLHSQFIRKQGNIYKPNNKEMDNDSMSGMKTMQDVHTKEIDLVNRDPKYLNDDVVKVEFEDVIAEPPGTYSFDGVWKASFTTFTVTKYWCYRLLTALVGIPLALVWGIFFAILSFIHIWAVVPCVKSYLIEIHCVSRVYSICIHTFCDPLFEAMGKCFSSVRISTTKGV comes from the exons ATGACTGGTGGACTCAAGGACGGTGAAACTGACGAG GGATTTCTTCACTCGCAGTTCATCAGGAAACAAGGGAACATATACAAACCAAATAACAAAGAGATGGATAACGACAGTATGAGCGGGATGAAGACGATGCAGGACGTCCACACGAAAGAGATCGACCTGGTGAACCGGGACCCCAAATACTTAAACGACGACGTTGTCAAG GTGGAGTTCGAGGATGTGATCGCGGAGCCTCCGGGGACATACAGCTTCGACGGCGTGTGGAAGGCCAGCTTCACCACCTTCACGGTGACCAAGTACTGGTGCTACCGTCTCCTTACCGCCCTGGTGGGAATCCCGCTGGCGCTGGTCTGGGGCATCTTCTTCGCCATCCTGTCCTTCATCCACATCTGGGCGGTGGTGCCGTGCGTCAAGAGCTATCTGATCGAGATCCACTGTGTCAGCCGTGTTTACTCCATCTGCATCCACACCTTCTGCGATCCTCTGTTTGAAGCCATGGGCAAGTGCTTCAGCAGCGTCCGCATCAGCACCACCAAGGGGGtgtag